The segment CGGCTCGGGTTCGGGCTCCGGCTCGGGCTTGTTCGGCTTCGGCGTCTCCTTCGGCTTCGTCTCGGGCTTCGGCTCGGAAGGAGGCGGCGGCGAGACCTCCGCTTCCGGCTCCGGCTCCGGCGCGCGGACGGCGGGCTGCAGTATCTTGACGTTGTAGATCTCCGACGGAAGCCTCATCTCGGGCACGATGCGGAAGACCGCCACGAGGGCAGCCAGCAAAAGCGTGTGCATCAGGAGCGATATCAGGAGGGAAAGCCGCATCCGCATCCTTCCCCGCACCCCGCGGTCACTTGCGGTCTTCCTGCTCGGCGATGAGACCGAGATCCTCGATCCCGAGCATCTTCACGCGCGCGATGACGCGCATCACGGCGCCGTAACGGACATCCTGGTCGGCGCGCAGGAAGACGCGCGGGGCCGTCTCGTCGAGCGCCCGGCGCAGCTCGGCGGAGAAGTCCTCCCAGCTCACCTCCCGCTTGTCGATGAATATCGCGCCTTCCTCGTCGATGGAGACCGTCACGCCGTCCTGTTCCTCGATCGCCCTCGCCTCCGCCTTGGGAAGCTTGAGCTCGACGCCGGCCTGCAGGAAGGGTGCGGTGAGCATGAAGACGATCAGCAGCACCATCGTGACGTCGACGAGGTTGGTGATGTTGATCTCGGCGAGGGACGAGTAGCGCGGGCGTTTCATCTCACCCCTCCAGTATCCTGCTCCGGAGCCGCGCCGCGAACATCGCCAGTTCGTCCTCCCGCCGGCGGATCACCCGCAGGATGTAGTTGTAGCCGATCACGGCCGGGATCGCCGCGGCGAGGCCGAAGATCGTCGTTATCAGGGCCTCGGCGATCCCCGGCCCGACAACGTAGAGATCGGCCGAACCGCGCGCTCCCATCGAGAGGAATGAGCTCATGATGCCCCAGACCGTGCCGAGCAGGCCGAGGAAGGGGGAGACGGTGGCCGTCGTGGCGAGAAAGACGAGGTAGGATTCCCAGTCGGAGACGATGCGCCCGGCCGACGATTCGAGGAACCGGTCGAGAAAGGCCGGGTCGCGGAGCACGTCGGCTTCCCGTCCCTCGGGCAGAGAGCGCACGAGCGCCGCCTCGGGGCTCTCGGGAAGGGATCGCCCGCCGTCGCGAACCTCGTCGAGGCTGCGCGCCTCGCCGAAACGGGCGAGAAAGCGGTTGCTTTCCGAACGCGCGCGGCGGAAGAACCTGAATTTCTCCACCATGATCGTCCATGACACGACGGACAGCACCGCCAGGATCGCGAGAATCGTCTTGGCGAGCGTCCCGGTATGAGCGACCAGCCCGGAAAAGCTGTCGGCGATCTGCAGGAACAACGGCACGCGCGAACCTCCCGTGTTCTGTCCTTCTCTCCCGCGTCAGGGGGCACAGTATCATTGTACTCCCGGAGGGTCAAGTGAGTTTCAGATCGTCCCCGGGCGGGGACGCCGGATGCCGACGCCGGCGGGGCCGATGAAACGGAATCCGCCCCCCGGTGTATAACAGGGTGGCGGAGCGCGCCGGACCCCCGCGGGGGATAGAACGGCGCATCGCCAACGAGGACAGACGGTTGCACCGGAATCGGTTCCATCTCCGGGCGCGGAGGCCGGGCTTGTAACGGAACGGCGAAACGACTATAATTAATGAGGGCCTTTCCGGCATGCTCCTTGAAAGACCTCGTATATGCAGGATGTGAGAGAAACCCCTGAGAAGGAGTGAGTCAGATGAGACACATCGTGACCATA is part of the Candidatus Krumholzibacteriota bacterium genome and harbors:
- a CDS encoding biopolymer transporter ExbD codes for the protein MKRPRYSSLAEINITNLVDVTMVLLIVFMLTAPFLQAGVELKLPKAEARAIEEQDGVTVSIDEEGAIFIDKREVSWEDFSAELRRALDETAPRVFLRADQDVRYGAVMRVIARVKMLGIEDLGLIAEQEDRK
- a CDS encoding MotA/TolQ/ExbB proton channel family protein is translated as MVEKFRFFRRARSESNRFLARFGEARSLDEVRDGGRSLPESPEAALVRSLPEGREADVLRDPAFLDRFLESSAGRIVSDWESYLVFLATTATVSPFLGLLGTVWGIMSSFLSMGARGSADLYVVGPGIAEALITTIFGLAAAIPAVIGYNYILRVIRRREDELAMFAARLRSRILEG